A genomic window from Bacillus mesophilus includes:
- a CDS encoding ABC transporter ATP-binding protein, with translation MEKIIETKDLTISFGGHVAVDGVNFSVPANHFKSIIGPNGAGKTTFFNLLSGQLTPTKGEVFFKGENITKLSPTQRARRGIGRSFQITNVFPNLTVLENVRLAVQSKKGVLYNFFSHFQSIKGLEEEAFELLKKVLLEKKAQSLAKNLAHGEKRKLEIAMLLALDTEIILLDEPTAGMSLEEVPTILDVIRQIKEESSKTIILIEHKMDMIMDLSDSVTVLFNGGLLADGSPQEIMENETVQKAYLGGLHDAS, from the coding sequence TTGGAAAAAATTATCGAGACTAAGGATTTAACCATTTCGTTTGGAGGACATGTTGCGGTGGATGGAGTGAATTTTTCAGTTCCGGCCAATCATTTTAAATCAATTATCGGTCCAAATGGTGCAGGTAAAACGACCTTCTTTAATTTATTGAGCGGTCAGTTAACACCAACAAAAGGTGAAGTATTTTTCAAAGGAGAAAATATAACAAAACTATCTCCTACTCAAAGAGCAAGAAGAGGGATTGGACGTTCTTTTCAAATCACAAACGTATTCCCAAATTTAACGGTTCTTGAAAATGTTAGACTAGCCGTCCAGTCAAAAAAGGGTGTCCTTTATAACTTTTTTTCCCATTTTCAATCTATTAAAGGACTTGAAGAGGAAGCATTTGAATTACTTAAGAAAGTGTTACTTGAAAAGAAGGCGCAATCTCTAGCAAAAAATCTTGCACATGGTGAGAAACGAAAACTAGAAATAGCTATGCTTTTAGCACTAGATACTGAAATTATTCTTCTAGATGAACCAACAGCAGGAATGTCTTTAGAGGAAGTACCAACGATCCTTGATGTGATTCGTCAAATTAAGGAAGAGAGCTCGAAAACCATTATTTTGATAGAGCACAAAATGGATATGATTATGGATCTGTCTGATTCCGTTACTGTTTTATTTAACGGCGGATTATTAGCAGATGGTTCTCCACAGGAAATTATGGAAAATGAAACTGTGCAAAAAGCTTATTTGGGGGGCTTACACGATGCTTCTTAA
- a CDS encoding substrate-binding domain-containing protein, with protein sequence MGKKKLHGLFALMLAFLLVLSACSGGSTGTSSNEGSGSEGNSGGEETVEKETIKIGVLASMTGALEAYGKQTVNGFELGLDYATDGTGEINGQKIEFIVEDTETKPEVAIQKATKLLEEDEVDFLVGSSSSGDTLAVLPLAEEYETVMVVEPAVADSITGSEWNKYVFRTARNSSQDAVAGAAAIADKGVKIATLAPDSSFGQDGIAAFTEAAKELGAEIVHEEFADPAATDFTSNIQKIIEAKPDYLFVVWAGANSPWNQISDMKVQEKGIKISTGAPDIAALSTMNALVGMEGFTVYYHTLPQNDINNWLVEEHKKRFNGAVPDLFTPGGMSAALAIVEAIKQTDGNTEADALISAMEGMSFETPKGKMTFRAEDHQALQTLYAVKLQKVDGVDYPVPVLIRELSPEETAPPVRNK encoded by the coding sequence ATGGGTAAAAAGAAATTGCATGGTTTATTTGCACTAATGCTAGCATTTCTTCTTGTTTTATCTGCATGTAGTGGAGGTAGTACTGGAACGTCTTCTAATGAAGGAAGCGGATCAGAAGGTAACTCCGGTGGGGAAGAAACAGTTGAAAAGGAAACTATTAAAATTGGTGTACTTGCTTCAATGACAGGTGCGCTTGAAGCATATGGTAAACAAACGGTAAACGGATTCGAACTTGGCTTAGATTATGCTACTGATGGAACAGGCGAAATCAATGGTCAGAAGATCGAATTTATTGTTGAAGATACTGAGACTAAACCAGAGGTAGCAATCCAAAAGGCTACTAAACTATTAGAAGAGGATGAAGTTGACTTCTTAGTTGGTTCATCTAGCTCTGGAGATACATTAGCAGTTCTTCCTTTAGCAGAAGAATATGAAACGGTAATGGTAGTAGAGCCAGCGGTTGCTGATAGTATTACAGGTTCTGAATGGAACAAATATGTATTTAGAACAGCTCGTAACTCTTCACAGGATGCAGTAGCTGGAGCAGCTGCTATCGCTGATAAAGGTGTAAAGATCGCAACTCTTGCTCCGGATTCATCTTTTGGTCAAGACGGGATTGCAGCATTTACTGAAGCGGCTAAAGAACTTGGAGCTGAAATTGTACATGAGGAATTTGCAGATCCAGCTGCAACCGACTTCACGTCTAATATTCAAAAAATCATTGAAGCAAAGCCTGATTATTTATTTGTAGTTTGGGCAGGAGCTAACTCTCCATGGAACCAAATTTCAGATATGAAAGTACAAGAAAAAGGAATTAAAATTTCAACAGGTGCACCTGATATCGCAGCCCTTTCTACTATGAATGCGTTAGTTGGTATGGAAGGATTCACGGTTTACTATCATACTTTACCTCAAAACGATATTAACAATTGGTTAGTTGAGGAACATAAAAAGCGTTTCAATGGTGCCGTACCTGATCTATTCACTCCAGGTGGAATGAGTGCAGCACTTGCAATTGTTGAAGCAATTAAGCAGACAGACGGTAATACAGAAGCAGATGCTTTAATTTCTGCTATGGAAGGAATGAGCTTCGAAACGCCAAAAGGAAAAATGACGTTTAGAGCAGAAGATCATCAAGCACTACAAACTCTATATGCCGTAAAGCTTCAAAAGGTAGATGGAGTGGATTATCCAGTTCCAGTTCTAATTCGTGAGCTTTCTCCAGAAGAAACTGCTCCACCTGTTCGTAATAAGTAA
- a CDS encoding BTAD domain-containing putative transcriptional regulator, which yields MSSSFILQTKLTPPSIKDDILRRPSLTKKLQSIFNSPLTIVQSGPGYGKSTAIATFLADSKKTYCWYSLSSYEDELIPFLTYFISAIRIQYPSFGEELIQYLNKINRYARDEEIRSFSAMLVNEMMGVDRQIVLIIDDFHLVQHSSQIEDWILWFLENMPSNLRLVFLSRTRPQWTIISNLKLKGALLEINENDLVFSMEDIEAWFTDVYSLDFSESEIAQIYQLTEGWIIALQMVIQQLSHHRDLSKLLQNKYGSMEDLFQFLAMEVLVKQPPMVQQFLEQTCIFEELTPSICDDVLGISGSKEMLDLLLQKNLFLQLIGQGQYRYHALFKEFLEQQLILQKSKYTQLHKRAAQYYRKQNLLELAIYHLEQIEQYEEIAFLLNEYGETLIQNGKLDSLLERLQRISNDQKQVFYRLHFLQGEVLRYQCLYREAEVHYQQSALLANQAGDVKGEAQALQGQAYIYLDTISPGKADRLLQRSIDIMEKNENVLSKDKAKVYLLMAENLINAGQAKKAEKWFQKALDNYQLEDVGNLESRLKLRTGNLFEAKRILQSSKNFGLHTNDHLEHAHLQQSHREPTLLLSLIECFLGKPEQAKELAETGIQEGIRYKAPFVEACGWIRMGHAVQLIDRYDLSLAKKCYDTALEMMDDLRVPRGKAEPLMGLCMLYGRDGAFEKAMEFGKKALIETDQVNDLWLSACIQLCISVTCLHAERFKDAEEWLNRAHDQFNFCGDQYGTCLTFLWKSFLYFQLEKETKFQESFTSFLNYVQIGSYEFIFSSRTTFGPKDLQSITPLLIEAQAKGIQRQYVTTLLNELGYHDVESHPGYTLRIQSLGRFRVWIGDKEVRERDWQRVKARELFELFITKRHSYLQKETIFSLVWPDTEEKAAIRDFKVAFNALHTAIEPNRKARTNPFFFNRDGQSYGLNPKASIYLDADEFERWVRAGLKEKDNEKALSFLTKGLELYDGDYLPERRYEDWCISERERLLVYYLRGAEKMAQLSVQTSNYEEAIHWCENILTKDRTWEEAYRLIMFCFYQKNNRPQAIKWYKKCCECLQDELGVEPMEPTKQMFEMITKMN from the coding sequence GTGTCTTCCTCTTTTATACTTCAAACTAAGTTAACTCCTCCTAGCATCAAAGATGACATTTTACGAAGACCCTCCTTAACTAAAAAATTACAATCTATATTTAATTCTCCATTAACCATTGTTCAATCTGGTCCCGGCTATGGAAAAAGCACAGCCATTGCAACATTTTTAGCAGATTCTAAAAAGACTTACTGTTGGTATAGTTTATCAAGTTATGAAGATGAACTCATTCCTTTTTTGACTTATTTTATTTCAGCTATAAGGATTCAGTATCCAAGCTTTGGTGAAGAGCTCATTCAGTATTTAAATAAGATTAATCGTTATGCTCGAGATGAAGAGATTCGTAGCTTCAGTGCAATGCTAGTAAATGAGATGATGGGAGTTGATCGTCAGATTGTACTGATTATCGATGATTTCCATCTTGTTCAGCATTCTAGTCAAATTGAGGATTGGATCCTTTGGTTCTTAGAGAACATGCCGTCCAATCTTAGGCTCGTATTCCTTAGTAGAACTAGACCGCAATGGACGATTATAAGTAATTTAAAGCTAAAGGGAGCTTTGCTTGAAATAAACGAAAATGATTTAGTTTTTTCGATGGAGGATATAGAAGCCTGGTTCACTGACGTATACAGCTTAGATTTTTCAGAAAGTGAAATTGCTCAAATCTATCAACTTACTGAAGGGTGGATTATCGCATTACAGATGGTGATCCAACAATTAAGTCATCATCGTGACCTTTCTAAGCTTTTACAGAATAAATATGGATCTATGGAAGATTTATTTCAATTTTTGGCAATGGAAGTGCTAGTGAAGCAGCCACCAATGGTCCAGCAATTTCTTGAGCAAACCTGTATTTTTGAGGAGTTAACACCCTCGATATGTGACGATGTTCTAGGTATTTCCGGTTCAAAAGAAATGTTAGATCTACTACTTCAGAAGAATCTATTCCTTCAGCTTATAGGGCAAGGACAGTATCGTTATCATGCCTTGTTTAAAGAGTTCCTAGAACAGCAGCTTATTTTACAAAAGTCAAAGTATACCCAATTGCATAAACGGGCTGCCCAGTATTATCGCAAACAAAATCTACTAGAATTAGCAATTTACCATCTAGAGCAAATAGAACAATATGAAGAGATTGCTTTTTTGCTGAATGAATATGGAGAAACGCTTATTCAGAATGGGAAACTTGATAGCCTGCTAGAGCGACTGCAAAGAATTTCTAATGACCAGAAGCAGGTGTTTTATCGTCTCCACTTCCTTCAAGGAGAAGTATTAAGATATCAATGCCTATATAGGGAGGCAGAAGTCCATTATCAGCAATCTGCCCTTTTAGCTAATCAAGCTGGCGATGTTAAAGGAGAAGCTCAGGCTCTACAAGGTCAAGCATATATCTACTTAGACACTATTTCACCAGGGAAAGCGGACCGACTTCTTCAACGATCAATTGATATTATGGAGAAAAATGAAAACGTTTTATCAAAGGATAAAGCAAAGGTTTACTTATTAATGGCTGAAAACCTTATTAATGCAGGTCAAGCAAAAAAAGCTGAAAAATGGTTTCAAAAAGCATTGGATAATTATCAATTAGAAGATGTGGGTAACCTTGAATCACGTTTAAAACTAAGAACGGGAAATTTATTTGAAGCGAAAAGAATCTTACAAAGTAGTAAAAACTTTGGCTTACATACCAATGATCACCTTGAGCATGCTCATTTGCAGCAATCACATCGTGAGCCTACCTTATTATTATCGTTAATCGAGTGTTTCCTAGGTAAGCCAGAACAAGCAAAAGAGCTCGCCGAGACAGGTATTCAAGAAGGGATTCGTTACAAAGCCCCATTCGTTGAAGCCTGTGGCTGGATTCGAATGGGGCATGCGGTCCAATTAATAGATAGATATGATCTTTCGCTTGCCAAGAAGTGCTATGATACGGCACTTGAAATGATGGATGATTTACGTGTACCAAGAGGTAAGGCTGAACCACTAATGGGACTGTGTATGTTGTATGGAAGAGACGGTGCATTTGAGAAGGCAATGGAGTTTGGCAAGAAGGCCCTGATTGAAACAGACCAAGTTAATGACTTATGGCTATCGGCCTGTATTCAGCTTTGTATCTCAGTTACCTGTCTTCATGCAGAAAGATTTAAAGATGCCGAAGAGTGGTTAAACAGAGCACATGATCAGTTTAATTTTTGTGGTGATCAATATGGAACCTGTCTGACATTTCTTTGGAAGTCGTTTCTATATTTTCAATTAGAAAAAGAAACAAAATTTCAGGAGTCCTTTACGAGCTTCCTGAATTATGTTCAAATCGGGAGCTATGAGTTTATTTTCTCAAGTCGAACAACATTTGGTCCAAAGGATCTTCAATCTATTACGCCACTTTTAATAGAGGCTCAGGCAAAAGGAATTCAACGTCAATATGTGACGACGTTATTAAACGAACTTGGGTATCATGATGTTGAAAGTCACCCTGGCTACACGCTAAGGATCCAATCACTTGGACGGTTTAGAGTATGGATTGGCGACAAAGAAGTTAGAGAACGTGACTGGCAACGTGTTAAAGCCAGAGAGCTGTTCGAGCTTTTCATCACAAAAAGGCATAGCTATTTGCAAAAGGAAACCATTTTTTCTCTCGTGTGGCCGGACACTGAGGAAAAAGCTGCTATTCGTGATTTCAAGGTGGCATTTAATGCGTTACATACGGCAATTGAGCCTAATCGTAAGGCCAGAACTAACCCATTCTTCTTTAATCGAGATGGCCAATCTTATGGGTTAAACCCAAAAGCTAGTATTTATTTAGATGCAGACGAATTCGAGCGGTGGGTTAGAGCAGGACTAAAGGAGAAAGACAATGAAAAGGCACTGAGCTTTTTAACAAAAGGGCTCGAGTTATATGATGGAGACTATCTACCAGAACGCCGTTACGAGGACTGGTGTATTTCTGAAAGAGAAAGACTATTAGTCTATTACTTACGCGGAGCAGAAAAAATGGCCCAGCTCTCTGTTCAAACCTCCAACTATGAGGAAGCGATTCATTGGTGTGAAAACATCCTTACTAAAGACCGGACATGGGAAGAAGCATACAGATTGATTATGTTTTGCTTTTACCAAAAAAACAACCGTCCACAGGCCATAAAGTGGTATAAAAAATGCTGTGAATGTCTTCAGGATGAACTAGGAGTGGAGCCTATGGAGCCTACTAAACAAATGTTTGAGATGATTACCAAAATGAATTAA
- the lepB gene encoding signal peptidase I: MIQLPTIRGLGIIRPIVIGIIIAFILRLFFFSSYIVEGSSMTPTLHDGNLVVINKLSYQFDELKRFDVIVFHANQQDDYVKRVIGLPGDRISYEDGKLYVNGSLIEETFLEKTGGDFSYYKEISDFTLQDITGEETVPPGMIFVIGDNRLGSYDSRHFGFIEVDQVVGKVNLRYYPFQHIDISF; this comes from the coding sequence ATGATACAGCTTCCAACTATACGGGGTCTAGGAATCATTCGGCCCATTGTAATCGGTATTATAATAGCCTTTATATTACGATTGTTTTTCTTCTCTAGCTATATTGTAGAGGGTAGCTCAATGACACCTACTCTACATGACGGGAATTTAGTCGTGATTAACAAACTAAGCTATCAATTTGATGAACTGAAAAGGTTTGATGTTATTGTATTTCATGCGAATCAGCAGGACGATTATGTGAAAAGAGTCATTGGTCTACCGGGAGATCGAATTTCATATGAAGACGGAAAACTATACGTGAATGGTAGTCTGATAGAGGAAACTTTCTTAGAGAAAACAGGTGGAGATTTTTCTTATTACAAGGAAATCAGTGATTTTACATTACAAGACATTACAGGTGAAGAAACTGTTCCGCCAGGGATGATTTTTGTTATTGGGGATAATCGACTAGGTAGTTATGATAGCCGCCACTTTGGTTTTATTGAAGTTGATCAGGTGGTTGGAAAGGTAAACTTGAGATATTATCCATTTCAACACATAGATATTTCTTTCTAG
- a CDS encoding TVP38/TMEM64 family protein: MEMDSLQQFWSFIQDVVTLNNIQELMEEYRDLGPLPGIFLPMLEAILPFLPLFAFVVANAAAFGLWLGFLYSWIGTSLGSIIVFLVIRKLGQKRFFQFLSRNKQVEKLTGWVERHGFGPLFLLICFPFSPSAVINVVAGLSRVSIPQFILAVLSGKMVMVFIISFIGYDIKSLIEQPIRTAIVALIIFILWFAGKRVEIYLNKKERIHGRE, translated from the coding sequence ATGGAAATGGACTCGTTGCAGCAATTTTGGTCATTCATCCAAGATGTAGTTACCTTAAACAACATACAAGAATTGATGGAGGAATATCGTGATTTAGGGCCTTTACCTGGTATTTTCCTTCCCATGCTAGAAGCAATCCTCCCATTTTTACCATTGTTTGCATTTGTTGTTGCAAATGCAGCAGCATTCGGGCTTTGGTTAGGGTTTCTTTATTCTTGGATCGGAACAAGTCTGGGATCTATCATTGTATTTCTAGTTATTCGAAAGCTGGGGCAAAAACGTTTTTTTCAATTTTTAAGTAGAAACAAGCAGGTGGAAAAACTTACGGGATGGGTAGAACGTCATGGCTTTGGTCCACTTTTTCTGCTAATTTGTTTTCCGTTTTCTCCTTCTGCAGTGATCAATGTAGTAGCGGGCTTATCACGTGTGAGTATTCCACAATTTATTTTAGCTGTTTTATCAGGAAAAATGGTCATGGTCTTTATCATTAGTTTTATCGGATACGATATTAAATCACTAATCGAACAACCGATTCGTACAGCGATCGTAGCACTCATTATCTTTATTTTATGGTTTGCGGGGAAAAGAGTTGAAATATATCTAAATAAGAAAGAGAGAATTCATGGAAGGGAGTAG
- a CDS encoding S9 family peptidase: MSEKRGIQSTDLYKLKSVNNPLFSPNGEQFVFVQTETNKEDTKYYSHLFVGSQNGEEIRQFTYGKVRDTQPSWSPDGQTIAFLSNRAEKNELFVMNVNGGEPRQLTKSANGINSFSWSPDGKSLLISLSLGEGDLEIKDEKKVEKKELEPLVVEKLFYKSDASGFFNHKYTQVGLVDLQTGELKILTDGKYHYSIGAVSPDGSQIAIFSNPSDEADYELVSDLYVYSLEDRTLEKITNGGSFSQASWSPNGEILSFIGHELEFKSATLSRIWLYSVQTKEITCLTKEWDVQVGDVAIGDFHSGSAARGLVWTEDSQGFYFLASDHGSTAVYYGNVEGLVYSVILEDQHVYSFTVDVRTHRAIVGVSTPTLPGDLFLIDLNTGVKKQLTFVNDEFLEGIELASAEAITFKAEDGWDIHGWLMKPVGFQEGSKVPLVVEIHGGPHAMYANTYFHEFQVLAAKGYAVLFTNPRGSDGYGQTFVDAVRGDYGGKDYLDIMSAVDYVLTRYDFIDETRLGVTGGSYGGFMTNWIVGHTNRFKAAVTQRSICNWISFYGVSDIGYFFAEWEVLRGDSFNYDRLWDASPLKYASNIKTPLLILHGEKDYRCPVEQAEQLYITLKHQRKATKLVRFPESNHELSRSGNPNLRIHRLDHIARWFDEYL, from the coding sequence ATGAGCGAAAAAAGAGGAATTCAATCAACAGATCTGTATAAACTGAAATCAGTTAACAATCCATTGTTTTCTCCAAACGGTGAGCAATTTGTATTTGTTCAAACAGAAACAAATAAAGAAGACACGAAGTACTATTCTCATCTGTTTGTAGGGTCTCAGAATGGAGAAGAAATTCGCCAATTTACATATGGAAAAGTTAGAGACACACAGCCATCCTGGTCTCCTGATGGGCAAACTATTGCATTTCTTTCAAATAGAGCCGAGAAGAATGAACTATTCGTGATGAATGTTAACGGGGGAGAACCTCGCCAGCTAACAAAGTCAGCTAATGGTATCAATTCGTTTAGTTGGTCGCCTGATGGAAAGAGCCTCCTGATTTCACTGTCGTTAGGAGAAGGAGACCTAGAGATAAAAGACGAGAAAAAGGTTGAGAAGAAAGAGTTAGAGCCGCTTGTAGTAGAGAAGTTATTTTATAAATCAGATGCTAGTGGCTTTTTTAATCATAAGTATACTCAAGTGGGATTAGTAGATCTTCAAACAGGTGAACTTAAAATCTTAACAGATGGAAAGTATCACTATTCAATTGGCGCAGTCTCACCTGATGGTTCACAAATCGCCATTTTCTCCAATCCTTCTGATGAAGCAGATTATGAACTAGTCTCAGATCTTTATGTATATAGTCTAGAGGACCGAACACTTGAGAAGATTACAAATGGCGGAAGCTTTAGTCAAGCTAGTTGGTCACCTAATGGAGAGATTCTTTCTTTTATTGGTCATGAATTGGAATTTAAATCAGCTACCTTATCAAGAATTTGGTTATATAGTGTTCAAACAAAGGAAATTACTTGTTTAACAAAAGAGTGGGACGTTCAGGTTGGGGATGTTGCGATTGGGGACTTCCACTCTGGGAGTGCTGCTAGAGGCTTAGTATGGACTGAAGACAGTCAGGGCTTTTACTTCTTAGCGAGTGATCATGGAAGCACCGCTGTTTATTATGGGAATGTTGAGGGCTTAGTGTATTCAGTTATTTTGGAAGATCAACATGTGTATTCATTTACTGTTGATGTTCGTACGCACCGAGCTATTGTGGGTGTTAGCACTCCAACACTCCCGGGTGATTTATTTTTGATTGATTTAAATACAGGTGTAAAAAAGCAGCTAACCTTTGTTAATGATGAGTTTTTAGAGGGAATCGAACTAGCATCTGCAGAGGCGATTACCTTTAAAGCTGAAGATGGCTGGGATATACACGGATGGTTAATGAAACCGGTTGGTTTTCAAGAAGGATCAAAGGTTCCACTTGTGGTCGAAATTCATGGTGGACCACATGCTATGTACGCCAATACGTATTTTCATGAATTCCAGGTGCTAGCGGCAAAGGGCTATGCAGTGTTGTTCACTAATCCAAGAGGTAGTGATGGATATGGGCAAACCTTTGTAGATGCAGTACGAGGAGATTATGGCGGTAAAGACTATTTAGATATCATGTCTGCTGTTGATTACGTTTTAACTCGATATGATTTTATTGATGAAACGAGACTTGGTGTGACAGGCGGAAGCTATGGTGGATTTATGACAAACTGGATAGTTGGTCATACGAATCGTTTCAAAGCTGCGGTTACTCAACGTAGTATCTGTAACTGGATTAGCTTTTATGGTGTTAGTGATATTGGATACTTTTTTGCAGAGTGGGAAGTTTTAAGGGGAGATTCTTTTAACTACGATCGTTTATGGGACGCTTCTCCACTAAAGTATGCTAGTAATATTAAAACACCATTACTAATTTTGCATGGTGAAAAGGATTATCGTTGTCCAGTGGAACAGGCTGAACAGCTTTATATCACCCTAAAACATCAAAGGAAAGCGACAAAGCTTGTTCGTTTCCCAGAGTCGAATCACGAATTATCAAGAAGTGGAAACCCAAATTTGCGAATTCATCGCCTTGATCATATTGCACGCTGGTTTGATGAATATTTATAA
- a CDS encoding competence protein ComK, translating into MNKRILTEYEISPYTMAILPEVTEKGIHSLVKEMDGEYLVKMKPIDIIDRSCRFFGSSLKGRREGTKDIMGITHKAPIVIDPTNYIYFFPTLSPNRQQCSWISHSFVQSIQSTHYDETLLTFSNREEVVIPISKGSLENQLYRTAQLKTTLSSRISPDHRKMSFLTSSPFHRSEVR; encoded by the coding sequence ATGAACAAAAGAATTTTAACTGAATATGAGATTAGTCCGTACACAATGGCGATTCTGCCAGAGGTAACAGAGAAGGGTATTCATTCATTAGTAAAGGAAATGGATGGTGAATATCTTGTTAAAATGAAGCCCATTGATATTATCGACCGTAGTTGTCGCTTTTTTGGAAGCAGCTTAAAAGGTAGGCGTGAAGGTACTAAAGACATTATGGGAATTACCCATAAAGCCCCTATAGTAATTGATCCTACGAATTACATTTATTTCTTCCCCACATTATCTCCAAACCGCCAGCAATGCTCATGGATTTCCCACTCTTTTGTGCAAAGTATTCAATCCACCCATTATGATGAAACTTTATTAACTTTTTCAAATAGAGAAGAGGTTGTGATACCTATCTCCAAAGGGTCATTAGAAAACCAGCTTTATCGCACGGCACAACTAAAGACAACTTTATCTAGTAGAATTTCTCCTGATCATAGAAAAATGTCCTTTTTAACATCCAGCCCATTTCATCGTAGCGAAGTACGCTAG
- a CDS encoding IDEAL domain-containing protein — protein sequence MKEKPSYSDIHNGRAKINKQQTDNVNLYVQMLLDEILIKARVKKLIVDIDHALDQRDYSSFQRLSKEYKQLMDG from the coding sequence ATGAAAGAGAAACCTTCATATTCTGATATCCATAACGGCAGAGCTAAAATAAATAAACAACAAACAGACAATGTTAACCTTTATGTTCAAATGCTCTTAGATGAAATATTAATCAAAGCTAGAGTGAAAAAACTTATTGTAGACATTGACCATGCTCTCGATCAGCGTGACTACTCGTCCTTTCAAAGGCTATCAAAAGAGTACAAGCAACTAATGGACGGATAG
- a CDS encoding flotillin family protein: MFEAYLVIPILVIGVFLVLGIAFWARYKTVSSDEAMIVTGSFLGTKNVLSDDSGRKIKIVRGGGAFILPIFQQAEFISLLSHKLDVTTPEVYTEQGVPVMADGVAIIKIGGSVEEIATAAEQFLGKPIEDLRSEAQEVLEGHLRAILGSMTVEEVYRNRDRFAQEVQGSAAKDLKKMGLQIVSFTIKDVRDKHGYLDALGRPRIAAVKRDAEIAEAEAIRDSRIKKAVAEEEGQRAELLRDTAIAEASKDNQLKVAAYKREQDTAKAEADQAYKIAEARSQQQAVEESMKVEIVRKEREIDLQDKEILRREKQYDAEVKKKAEADRFSVEQAAEAEKTKKMREADAIKYKIEAEAKASAEAERAQGSARAEVIRLQGLAEAEAKEKLAEAYKNYGEAAILDILAKMLPELAEKIAQPLGNIDKITVVDTGNGEGANRISNYVTQLMATAPEMVKDVSGLDLIDIINNITKKPPGNEKSQTSLLPPKTNE; this comes from the coding sequence ATGTTTGAAGCATATTTAGTTATTCCAATTTTAGTAATTGGCGTGTTTCTAGTGTTAGGTATTGCTTTTTGGGCCCGTTATAAAACGGTTAGCTCTGATGAAGCAATGATTGTAACTGGTTCCTTCTTAGGCACCAAAAATGTTTTATCAGATGATTCAGGTAGAAAAATCAAAATTGTTAGAGGTGGAGGAGCATTTATTCTACCCATTTTTCAGCAGGCAGAATTCATTTCCTTACTATCTCATAAATTAGATGTTACGACTCCAGAAGTATATACAGAGCAGGGTGTTCCTGTAATGGCAGATGGTGTGGCCATTATTAAAATTGGTGGATCTGTAGAAGAAATTGCTACAGCTGCTGAGCAATTCCTAGGAAAGCCTATTGAAGATTTAAGAAGTGAGGCCCAAGAGGTATTAGAAGGACATTTAAGAGCTATCTTAGGTTCAATGACGGTAGAGGAGGTTTATCGAAACCGTGACCGTTTCGCTCAAGAGGTACAAGGAAGTGCAGCGAAGGACTTAAAGAAAATGGGTCTTCAAATTGTTTCCTTCACGATTAAGGATGTACGAGATAAGCATGGTTATTTAGATGCACTAGGACGTCCGAGAATTGCAGCAGTTAAGCGTGATGCTGAAATTGCGGAAGCAGAGGCAATTAGAGATTCGAGAATTAAAAAGGCGGTTGCAGAAGAAGAAGGACAGCGAGCTGAATTGTTACGGGATACGGCTATTGCTGAGGCTTCAAAGGATAATCAATTAAAAGTGGCAGCCTATAAACGCGAGCAGGATACAGCTAAAGCTGAAGCGGACCAAGCCTATAAAATTGCAGAGGCACGTTCACAGCAGCAGGCTGTTGAGGAGAGCATGAAGGTTGAGATTGTTCGTAAAGAGCGTGAAATTGATCTTCAGGATAAAGAAATATTACGTCGTGAAAAGCAGTATGATGCAGAGGTTAAGAAAAAGGCAGAAGCGGATCGTTTCTCAGTGGAACAAGCAGCAGAGGCCGAAAAGACTAAGAAAATGCGTGAAGCAGATGCGATTAAATATAAGATTGAAGCTGAGGCTAAAGCATCAGCTGAAGCAGAACGTGCACAAGGTAGTGCAAGAGCAGAAGTTATTCGTCTACAAGGTTTAGCCGAAGCAGAAGCAAAAGAAAAGCTGGCTGAAGCTTATAAGAACTATGGAGAAGCAGCAATCCTTGATATCTTAGCTAAGATGCTACCGGAGTTAGCTGAAAAGATAGCACAGCCACTTGGGAACATCGACAAGATTACAGTGGTAGATACTGGTAATGGTGAGGGCGCAAATCGTATAAGTAATTATGTTACACAATTGATGGCAACAGCGCCTGAAATGGTTAAGGATGTATCCGGATTAGATTTAATTGATATTATTAACAATATTACGAAAAAGCCACCGGGGAATGAGAAATCACAAACTTCCCTTTTACCACCAAAAACAAATGAATAA